The stretch of DNA TCAACCGCAGTGTTACGGCCTTTTCCTCCGATGCCTCGGCCTTTACCACGAGCACATCCACACCCGCCGGCCAGATCGGCGATCGGTACACACACTGTTTCAGCGTGATCGGCCCCGCGCTGGTCGTGGACAGGACCGCCGGGATGAAGGCGTCCTCATACCGTTGCTCCGTCGAAGATTCGGCGGGCAAGGGATCCAGTTGGACGGAGACCACGCCCCAGTCCTCGTGGATGGAACCGTCGGGCGCCACCCGCGTCGCCGGCATCTCCGGCGTGCCGACAAGCCGTTCCGCCCCGGCGCCGAAGGCGAGGATCATCAGGATTGTGCAGTCAACCGCCAAGGTCAAGCGTGTCATGGGTGCGTCCTTTCCCTCAATCGTTCCCTCGGCAAATTCTCCGCAATCACCGCATCGTTTTCAACAAATTCAGGATAGGCTCGCGGCGAAGCGAAAAAACCAGGGCCAGTTCGACCATGGGCGCGCACCAACATGCGGCGCACCCGCGCGGCATGACGACATGACGGGCCTGTTCCGCGAGGTCCGCCGTGTTGGGCCGCCCGCGCAAAAAGCGGGCGATGTCCGCCTGGTGGCAGGCCAGCAGGGTCCCGTCGGGTTCGATGGAACACGTCAGCAATCCCGCGCTGCACCAAATCGGCGACGGGTCCGGCCAGCGCCGCAGGTGTCGCAATCCCTCGATGCTGTTGCGAATCGGCGCGCCGCGCCGTTTCATTTCGATGAGGCGCGAGATGGTTTCGCGGTACGGTTCGACGGGTGGCGCGAGTGGATTGGGCGCGAGCGACGAATCGAGCCATTGCGTTGCCGGCTGAAACATGATCGTGACGCCGTGTTCCGCGGCGATTTGGACCGCCTCTTCATGTTCGTTGAAATTGTGCGCGGCAAGCACGCATTGCAGCGACACGGCGATGCCGGTTTTCCGGCATGCGTCGATCGCCTCAACCGTCTTGTCGAACGCGCCGCGCCCGCGGACTGCGTCATGGGTCGCGCGGCTGCCGTCAAGGCTCAGATTGACGTGATCCACCCATTGCAGATCCGCGATACGTTGCGGCACGAACCAGCCGTTGGTGCTGAGATAGGTCTGAAAACCCCGCTGGTGCGCATGGCGGAGGATCGTTCCGAGATCCGGGCGCATCAGCGGCTCGCCGCCGCCGAAGGTAATCCAGCGCACGCCCATGGCCCACAGGTCGTCGAGTCCGCGCAGGATCTGGTCCGCCGACCATTCCTCGCGCCGCGCATCGCACGCCCCGCAGTATTTGCACCGCAGATTGCAGCGGAAGGTGAGGTTCCATTCCGCGAACAGAAGCGCGGGGCGCTTTCGTGCGTGAATTGCAAAGCACGCCCGCAGGGCGCGTAGCGCATGCATCCCCGTTCTGGTAAAAGACGCAGGCATCGGTATCCTTGTGCTCCGACCGTTTACGATTGTAACACAACCGATCCGGGTGCATTTCATTGGCTTGGCGGCGCCACCCAGAGAATTGGAATTCCAACGGTTCCGGTCTGCCCTGTTTTCATCAGGCTGCACTTTTGTAACCGTCTATTATTATTTTCTTTGTCCGCAACTTCTGTGCATGGTACACAGAAGTTGCGGACAAAGAAATCATATCCTTGATTGAGGCATTGCAGCTGAGCCGCGTTCGTCTATTCCTTGAGAGCACTGTGTTCTCGGAGTCGTGAAGGTCTCGGAATGTAACGCCGATTTCCAAATCGGCTTGTTGAAACATGACAGGCCGATTTGGAAATCGGCGCTACAAAACGGCCATTTTCAAGTTCAACACAAGATCTTGTTGCCCGATCCGACATGAAATGGCCCGGAAATGCCAATCTTCGTGGAAATTCTTATCCTTGTGCTCAAGAACTCGGTACTCTCAAGGATGAAGAGCACGAAGAGAAATTGGGTTGCGGGTGCTATCCACGTCCGTTAGACAACATAGAGCAGTCGGGGGCGCCAACTACTGTGAACAATCACGGCCAATCCCGCCCTGCAAGTGCTCAGCGTTCGAAATCGGGCGCGCCGGGATCGTCTCCCTCGCTTTCCTCTTCGCCCCCTTCGCCCTCTTCGAGAATGGACACGTTGCGGCGCGCGGCCACGTCCATCACCTCCTCGGCGGCATAAATGGGGCACTGCATGCGGACGGCGATGGCGATGCCGTCGCTGGGCCGTGTGTCCACACGCAAGACTTGTTCAACCTGTCCGGTGGCGGATCGTTGCTCGATGTTGAGATGCGCGAAGAAGATGTCGTTTTCGAGTTTGTAAATGGTCACGGATTGCAGGTGTCCGCGCAGTCCGGCCAAGAGATTGCAGATCAAATCGTGCGTCAGCGGGCGTGCCGGCGTTTGGCCGAGCAGGACGATCTGAATCGCGCTGGCCTCGGCGGGTCCCACGACAATGGGCAATATGCGGTCGTCGTTTCGGAGCAGGACTATCGGCAGCGACTCCTCGTCCTGCTGGCTGATTCCGACCAGTTCAAGAGGCACCATGAACAACAATCCTTTCCCGCGCGACCAAGACACGGCGCGCGGAAACATCAAAAAAACCGGTTTACATCCCTCAAGCGCATGGGCTGATTTACGGGGGCGCGCCACGCAATTTTACCGCCGCGTCCGGTCCGATGAAGGGCGCGGACGGTCTAGAGCATATAGACGAACGGCGACACGACGCCCGCCTGGCCCGCGAACACGATCAACACGCCCAGCAACAACAGCGCGATGATAATCGGCGCCAGCCAGAATTTCTTGCGCACCCGCAAGAACGCCCAAATTTCTCTCAACATTCCCATGGATTCAACCTCGTCTCCAGTTTCACAATCCTATTTTAGAACTGATCGAGATACCGCTCAAATTCCTTCGGTTGATCTTCCGCCTCTTCCCAATAGGATTCCGCCGCCGGATCCCACGCCCGGTTCAGCGGGTCGTGGCGCACGAGCAACATAATGACGCGCACCGGCACAATCAGAAGGAAGAACGCAAGCGTCAACAGGACGCGTGTCGTCAGCCAATTCAGCGCTTCGGCGAACTTCATCCAGACTATCAGGACCGGACGAAGAACGAACGGGGCAACCAAACCCAGCGCCAAGAACACCGCCGCCACGCTGAAGAAGTATGTGGGAACAACGGCAAACCCGTGTAATGCCCATCGGATCAGGCCCAAAACCGCAATGGCAACGGCCATCACGATCCCGAACTTGCGCTGTTCCGATCTGCTGGACGTGTCGAGTGTCATAAGGTCAGTCCAGTTCGAATTCCTCTTTCCATTTGTCGTCGTCCTGCCAGGGCTTCTGCTGGATCTTGTCGAGCAGGAAGTGGCCCATGACAAGATAGTCCATCCGCGTGCGCATGAAACAGGTAAACGCCTCGTGGGGCGTGCAAACGATCGGTTCGCCGCGGACATTGTACGATGTGTTGATAATGACCGGGCACCCTGTCCGTTCCTTGAAGCATTCGATGAGGCGATGATAAACGGGGTTGTCGCGCTTGTCCACGGTCTGGATACGCGCCGAATTGTCCACGTGGGTGATGGCCGGCATGTCGGATCGCACGACTTTGAGTTTGGCGAACCCTTGCGCCTCTTCCTCGTCGGGCGAGAGCGCGCGCAGGCGTTCTGCCCGCACCGGGGCCACGAGCAGCATGTACGGACTTTCCCGATCCAGGCCAAAGCAATCGGATACGTGTTCGGCGAGGACCGTGGGGGCGAAGGGCCGGAACGATTCGCGGAACTTGATCTTGAGGTTCAGAACCGACTGCATCTCGCGGGAACGCGGGTCGCCGAGGATGCTCCTCGCGCCGAGCGCGCGCGGCCCGAATTCCATCCGTCCCTGGAACCAGCCCACGACGTTTTCGGTCGCGACCAGTCCGGCGACGCATTGGCAGAGTTCCTCGTCCGAAGAAAAACGCGTAAAGGGGATGCCTTCGGATTCGAGATACGATTGGATTTCCTCGTCGGAAAAGGCCGGGCCGAGATAGGTTGCCTTTTGGCGGCGGCTGTCGGGTGTGCGCGGATTGTCCAGCAGTTGGTGCCACGCGAACAGGGCGCATCCGAGCGCATTGCCCGCGTCGCCCGCCGACGGTTGAATCCAGACGTCGTCGAAGGGGCCTTCGCGCAACAGACGGCCGTTCGCGACGCAATTCAACGCGACGCCGCCCGCCAGGCAGACGTTGCGCATACCGGTGGTTTTGTGGACATGCCGACCGATGCGCAGGATGATTTCCTCAGTAACGATTTGGATCGAGCGGGCGATGTCCATTTCACGCTGTGTCAATTTCGTTTCCGGTGTTCGCCGCGGACCGCCGAAAAGCCGGTCGAATTTTTCGTTGGTCATGCGTAATCCGGCGCAAAAGTCAAAATAATCCATGTTTAGACGGAACGATCCGTCTTCCTTGATGTCAACGAGTTCCGTCAGAATTTCCTTGACGAATTTGGGCTCGCCGTATGGCGCCAGCCCCATCAATTTGTATTCGCCGCTGTTGACTTTGAATCCGGTAAAGTAGGTGAACGCGGAATACAGCAGGCCCAGGGAATGAGGAAACTTGATTTCCTTGAGGATTTCGATGCGGTTTTCCCGGCCGACGCCGAATGTGGAAGTGGCCCATTCGCCGACGCCGTCGAGGGTGATGATAGCCGCCTCTTCAAAAGGACTTGGGAAAAAGGCGGCGGCGGCATGGCTCTGGTGGTGCTGCGTGAAAAGGACTTTTCCCTCGTAATCCAGCCGTTCGCGGATGGTGTTCCGCATGAAGATTTTTTCCTTGAGCCACGCGGGCATCTGCTGGATGAAGGAGGTCAACCCTTTCGGCGCGATGGCCAGATAGGTGCTCAGCAATCGCTCGAATTTGAGGAAGGGCTTGTCGTAAAAGACGACGTAATCCAGATCGCGGGCCGTAATTCGGCCTTCCTGAAGACAGTATGCCACGGCATGATCCGGAAACCGCGGATCATGTTTCTTCCGCGAAAAGCGCTCCTCCTGCGCGGCGGCCACAATATCGCCGTCACGGACGAGACATGCCGCACTGTCGTGGTAAAAAGCGGATATTCCAAGAATATTCATTGCGTGCCACAGCCTTTGACCCAATGGTACCCGCCCCGCCGCGTCCGATGCAAATACCCGAGAATCCTAACGTCCGCAAAGTCCACCTTCTGGATGTCTCACGACGCACTGACGATGCGAACAGTCTTGACGTTGAATGCGGCAAGGGGGGCGGGATCGTCCGCGCCTTCAAGGGGCGGATGTTTGGCTTCGTTGTTGGTTTCGCGGGTAGGCCAATCGCGGTAGGGTCCGGTGCGGAACGACAAGCGCTCGACGGATAACACGGCTTCGGCCAAAGGCGCGTGATCAATCGCGTTACGGCCATCAATCGTCAGGCTGAAATGGCCGAACGGAGAAGCGTTCACTGCGATATCAACCTTGTGCCAGGTATCCGGCTTATAGGGTTGAAGATTCGTCCACGCGCCGCCCATGAATGCCTTGATTTGGCCGTCGGCATCGAAGCGCAGGCGGACGGGCCGGTTGCCGAACCGGTCGAGGACTTCGATGTCCAGCAGCCCCTTGTCCGCTTGCCGCGCAAGGACCGTTGCGCCGATTTCGGCTTTCATGCCTTCCTGAAACACGCGGACGGCTTTCGCGTAGTCATACGGATCTTCGTCGCGCAATTCGAGGCTCTTTTCGGCGGCGGACGGAAAATCAACGACCCGCACCGGGGCCCATTTCGGCGAGTAGATGTTCCAGTCGAGAATGTGGCCGCCGGTTTCCATTTTGCTGAAGTTGTCCTCGACCGGTCCTTCCACGCGATAGCGGACCGGCACGGGAATCCGGCTCACCCACATGTCTTCCTTGTTGACGCTGTAGGTAATCCACATGGCGTTGTCGGGGGGAACCCCGTTGCCCTCCTCGATGCCGCGCACGTATTGCGGGCCGTAGTCTTTCCAGCGTCCGAAGAACCGGCGCGGCGGCACTTCGCCATGGACTACCAGCAAGTCGTCGAAGATGATGCCGTCGTCGCTCGTCACCATGGCCAGCGGATACCGGTGTTCGCTGTGCGTCGTCGGCACATACACGATGGCATAGCGCCCGTCCGGCGTTTTCTGTCCCCATGCCTTTGCCCCATCCGTCGTGAACGTCGGCGCCTTCACCGGTTTTGAAAACGTCAGCCCCTCATCCGCCGACAGCGCGCACATCGCCCATTTCCAAAGCGCGACGACCTTGCCGTCCTTGCGGTGATAGAAACTCAGGGCTTCGACGTCGCCCTTGATCGGGTAGAAATCCTTGGGTCCCGGATCCTCGTCGCGGCATTGCAACATCATGAGCCGGTTCGACAGGAATGCTTTGCATGCCTCGACGAACCCCGTGTCGGCCGATCGCGTGTAGAACGGATAACTCGTGTTTTTTTCGTTCCATTTTCCATGACTGGCGTAACGGATGAAATAAATGGGGCCAAAGGTTCCATCCTTGTAAATCTCGCGCACGACGCGCCCGATGCCGCCCGGTCCGAAGGGATCTTCGGCATGGCCGTGGAACGCGAGCGCGAGCAGGCGTCCGTTGGGTGCGACGAAAAAGCCCATCCGTTGGTGCATCATGTACCCGTGGTAGCCTTTCGGAACCGTCACGCCTTTCGGCGGTTCGTAGGCGGGAAACACGACCACGGGCTTTGACCATTCGCGCCCGTCGCGCGAGGTGGCGATCAGCGTGTGCCCCGGCGCTATGTGCTCGTCCACCGGGTTGCTCAGGTATTCCTGGTAGAACGTGTCATTCCAATACGCCAGCATCGGCGCGTGGTTGTAGGTCCATCCGAACCCTTCGGCGCGTTCCGGATGCGTGCGGTTGGCGCGGAAGGTCTGATAGTTGGCCACCCCCACGGGGGGGCGCAGCCGCCCATCGTGCGGAGCGGGATCTATGCCGACTCCGCCGACATAACGCACCGGCTCGTGTTCGCTGCCCGTTTGCGCCCGACCCGGAGGATGAATCAACAAACACGACAGACACACGACTCCGGTAAGAAGCAACGATTCATACATGAACGTTCTCCTGGTTGGAGGGTCAGGCGGCGCCCAGAAGACCCCGGACGAAATTGGCATTCCTTCGAAAATCCGCGTCGCGATCCTTGGATGGCGCCGCCGTCTCAAGCACGACCCAGCCCTTGTAACCGATCGTGTTCATAGCATCGGCCACGGGTTTCATCGCGACCTTTCCTTCGCCGAGGTAATGGCCGCCGTCCTTGAAATGGAACTGGCAAATGCGATCGCCCAGCAGGCGAATTTCCGCAGGAACATCGTAGCCGTTGTCGGTCGAATTGCCGACATCGTAATACACCCGGACGGCATCGTGGCCCACCCGTTCGAGAATATCGAGATTCTGTTTCGCGGACAACGTGTTTTCGAGGCCCAGAATAACGCCGGATTCCTTGGCTTTGGGGGCGGCTTCCTTCAGTTTGCCGACGAGCGCGTCCACTTCCGCCTTTTTGAGTTCGTTGCCCTTGCGCAAATCGCCTTTTCCAAAAAAGGCTATCAGGATAACTGAAGCGCCCAAATCCTTTGTGGCGCCAATCGTCTGTTCAAGCCACGCCACACCGCGCGGTTCCGTGGCGAGCGGCGAACCGTTCAGGAACCCCATGGCCACCGACGACACGGCCACGCCTGTGGTCTTCATCAGGTTCTTGTATTGTTCG from Candidatus Hydrogenedentota bacterium encodes:
- a CDS encoding SxtJ family membrane protein codes for the protein MTLDTSSRSEQRKFGIVMAVAIAVLGLIRWALHGFAVVPTYFFSVAAVFLALGLVAPFVLRPVLIVWMKFAEALNWLTTRVLLTLAFFLLIVPVRVIMLLVRHDPLNRAWDPAAESYWEEAEDQPKEFERYLDQF
- a CDS encoding sugar phosphate isomerase/epimerase family protein, whose translation is MDTLSRRQFLAGTAAGVAAWGLMPAAGYAQAGKGIRLSACDWSLGAKGPGGLEVAKAIRLDGLEVSAGEATDTLLIADPAYREQYKNLMKTTGVAVSSVAMGFLNGSPLATEPRGVAWLEQTIGATKDLGASVILIAFFGKGDLRKGNELKKAEVDALVGKLKEAAPKAKESGVILGLENTLSAKQNLDILERVGHDAVRVYYDVGNSTDNGYDVPAEIRLLGDRICQFHFKDGGHYLGEGKVAMKPVADAMNTIGYKGWVVLETAAPSKDRDADFRRNANFVRGLLGAA
- a CDS encoding DUF5989 family protein produces the protein MGMLREIWAFLRVRKKFWLAPIIIALLLLGVLIVFAGQAGVVSPFVYML
- a CDS encoding radical SAM protein produces the protein MHALRALRACFAIHARKRPALLFAEWNLTFRCNLRCKYCGACDARREEWSADQILRGLDDLWAMGVRWITFGGGEPLMRPDLGTILRHAHQRGFQTYLSTNGWFVPQRIADLQWVDHVNLSLDGSRATHDAVRGRGAFDKTVEAIDACRKTGIAVSLQCVLAAHNFNEHEEAVQIAAEHGVTIMFQPATQWLDSSLAPNPLAPPVEPYRETISRLIEMKRRGAPIRNSIEGLRHLRRWPDPSPIWCSAGLLTCSIEPDGTLLACHQADIARFLRGRPNTADLAEQARHVVMPRGCAACWCAPMVELALVFSLRREPILNLLKTMR
- a CDS encoding carbamoyltransferase, translated to MNILGISAFYHDSAACLVRDGDIVAAAQEERFSRKKHDPRFPDHAVAYCLQEGRITARDLDYVVFYDKPFLKFERLLSTYLAIAPKGLTSFIQQMPAWLKEKIFMRNTIRERLDYEGKVLFTQHHQSHAAAAFFPSPFEEAAIITLDGVGEWATSTFGVGRENRIEILKEIKFPHSLGLLYSAFTYFTGFKVNSGEYKLMGLAPYGEPKFVKEILTELVDIKEDGSFRLNMDYFDFCAGLRMTNEKFDRLFGGPRRTPETKLTQREMDIARSIQIVTEEIILRIGRHVHKTTGMRNVCLAGGVALNCVANGRLLREGPFDDVWIQPSAGDAGNALGCALFAWHQLLDNPRTPDSRRQKATYLGPAFSDEEIQSYLESEGIPFTRFSSDEELCQCVAGLVATENVVGWFQGRMEFGPRALGARSILGDPRSREMQSVLNLKIKFRESFRPFAPTVLAEHVSDCFGLDRESPYMLLVAPVRAERLRALSPDEEEAQGFAKLKVVRSDMPAITHVDNSARIQTVDKRDNPVYHRLIECFKERTGCPVIINTSYNVRGEPIVCTPHEAFTCFMRTRMDYLVMGHFLLDKIQQKPWQDDDKWKEEFELD
- a CDS encoding bifunctional nuclease family protein, whose translation is MVPLELVGISQQDEESLPIVLLRNDDRILPIVVGPAEASAIQIVLLGQTPARPLTHDLICNLLAGLRGHLQSVTIYKLENDIFFAHLNIEQRSATGQVEQVLRVDTRPSDGIAIAVRMQCPIYAAEEVMDVAARRNVSILEEGEGGEEESEGDDPGAPDFER